In Halorubrum sp. PV6, a single window of DNA contains:
- a CDS encoding protein-L-isoaspartate(D-aspartate) O-methyltransferase, with protein sequence MDTADDEAARQRLVASLRERLDVSERTLAAIAAVPRHAFVPDRYRSRAYDDRPLPIGHEQTISAPHMVAVITDLLDLDSGDRVFEVGTGCGYHAAVVAEIVGPGNVYSVERVPALAEAARERLDRLGYDVTVRAGDGRDAFAERPAFDAAYLTCAPADGVPAGIVDRVRTGGRIVAPVGREGAQRLVRLTVGEAGLEREDHGGVRFVPMR encoded by the coding sequence ATGGACACAGCCGACGACGAGGCGGCGCGTCAGCGGCTCGTCGCGAGCCTCCGCGAGCGGCTCGACGTGTCGGAGCGGACGCTGGCGGCGATAGCGGCCGTCCCGCGACACGCGTTCGTTCCCGACCGCTATCGGTCGCGCGCCTACGACGACCGACCGCTGCCGATCGGCCACGAGCAGACGATCAGCGCGCCGCACATGGTCGCGGTCATAACCGACCTCCTCGACCTCGACTCCGGTGACAGGGTGTTCGAAGTCGGGACGGGATGCGGGTACCACGCGGCCGTCGTCGCCGAGATCGTCGGGCCGGGAAACGTCTACAGCGTCGAACGCGTCCCCGCGCTGGCCGAGGCGGCCCGCGAGCGACTCGACCGGCTCGGATACGATGTGACCGTTCGGGCCGGCGACGGACGGGACGCGTTCGCGGAGCGTCCGGCCTTCGACGCGGCGTACCTGACTTGCGCGCCGGCGGACGGCGTGCCGGCCGGGATCGTCGACCGGGTGCGGACGGGCGGTCGGATCGTCGCGCCGGTCGGTCGAGAGGGCGCACAGCGGCTCGTCAGGCTGACCGTCGGCGAAGCCGGCCTCGAACGCGAGGACCACGGCGGCGTCCGGTTCGTTCCGATGCGGTAG
- a CDS encoding protein-L-isoaspartate O-methyltransferase, which produces MDEASLRADMIEGLEHQIGETLDGTVLTALQRVSREPFVEDASATVGDDIGARAQSGESDDRSLELATVVRLLATLDADEGDEVLVVGAGVGYSVALIAEIVGAKRVHAVDIDREAVAIARSNLSATGYDAVLVDRRDGVHGLPEYAPYDRILLEAGVVEPPRALREQLASGGRIVYPRGTTVQTIAAIERPTDGETAVDDDDAPAGFQTVETAGPTRVQPMLADGEQRGVERNRTRREDAERAEQGHFARHGWEQDWIDWDDQV; this is translated from the coding sequence ATGGACGAGGCGTCGCTTCGAGCCGACATGATCGAGGGGCTCGAACACCAGATCGGCGAGACGCTCGACGGGACCGTGCTGACGGCGCTCCAGCGCGTCTCCCGAGAGCCGTTCGTCGAGGACGCCTCGGCGACGGTCGGAGACGATATCGGTGCGAGAGCGCAGAGCGGAGAGAGCGACGACCGATCGCTCGAACTCGCGACGGTGGTCCGGCTGCTCGCCACGCTCGACGCCGACGAGGGCGACGAGGTCCTCGTCGTCGGGGCGGGCGTCGGGTACTCGGTCGCGCTGATCGCCGAAATCGTCGGCGCGAAGCGCGTCCACGCGGTCGACATCGACCGGGAGGCGGTGGCGATCGCACGGTCGAACCTCTCCGCGACGGGATACGACGCCGTCCTCGTCGACCGGCGCGACGGGGTCCACGGGCTCCCCGAGTACGCGCCGTACGACCGGATTCTCCTCGAAGCGGGGGTCGTCGAGCCGCCGCGCGCGCTCCGCGAGCAGTTGGCTTCGGGAGGCCGGATCGTCTATCCGCGCGGCACGACGGTACAGACGATCGCCGCGATCGAACGGCCGACAGACGGCGAGACGGCCGTCGACGACGACGACGCCCCTGCGGGGTTCCAGACGGTCGAGACGGCCGGACCGACACGGGTGCAGCCGATGCTCGCCGACGGCGAACAGCGCGGGGTCGAACGGAACCGGACGCGCCGCGAAGACGCCGAGCGCGCCGAGCAAGGCCACTTCGCGCGCCACGGCTGGGAGCAGGACTGGATCGACTGGGACGACCAGGTCTGA
- a CDS encoding carboxypeptidase regulatory-like domain-containing protein: MPPTTHDGRTRNDRSFRTDRRAIEGLPVRLVIALVVGVASLSVMMGMIGDIDGLAATEVDAQPQPEVTTPGEQSIDVAVVDPDGSRVADATVIVRSGSAQIDGVATGTTGSDGTATVDVDPTLGPNQPDGTLTVEVKPPAEGDYVDERGNTEVLVVEE, translated from the coding sequence ATGCCGCCTACGACACACGACGGACGCACCAGGAACGACCGATCGTTTCGCACGGACCGCCGGGCTATCGAGGGCCTTCCCGTCAGGCTCGTCATCGCGCTGGTCGTCGGCGTCGCGAGCCTCAGCGTGATGATGGGGATGATCGGCGACATCGACGGCCTGGCGGCGACGGAGGTCGACGCGCAGCCACAGCCCGAGGTGACGACGCCGGGCGAGCAGTCGATCGACGTCGCCGTCGTTGACCCGGACGGCTCTCGCGTCGCCGACGCGACGGTCATCGTCCGGAGCGGCTCGGCACAGATCGACGGCGTCGCGACCGGAACCACCGGATCGGACGGAACCGCGACGGTCGACGTCGACCCGACACTCGGACCGAACCAGCCGGACGGGACGCTCACCGTTGAGGTGAAACCGCCGGCCGAGGGCGACTACGTCGACGAGCGCGGGAACACGGAGGTGCTGGTGGTCGAAGAGTGA